One bacterium genomic region harbors:
- the pilB gene encoding type IV-A pilus assembly ATPase PilB, whose product MKKRLGEMLVDEGIISEEQLQEALHEQKIKGGRLEKILISQGYVTQDVIMAFVGTQLGIPHVNLTEIGDIPNDVVFSVPESIAVNHCLIPIVKKDKKLTVAMADPLNVFAIDDIKMMTGFEVEPAIAGETEIRAMQSKYYGSAAALGGGGGGAEAGGDMQEIINSMGAGDNLEVMEEKAEEMDISKLEAAGEDAPVVRLVNLILTEAVRSGASDIHIEPYEKSLRCRYRIDGVLHEVQSPPRQLSAAISSRLKIMSSLDIAERRLPQDGRIKIKVLGKEIDLRVSICPIQFGEKIVMRILDSSNLSLDLPKLGFEDDILPKFEKAIVEPYGLVLVTGPTGSGKSTTLYSALHYINDPDTNISTIEDPVEYNLPGINQVNAKAGIGLTFAAGLRSFLRQDPDVIMVGEIRDKETGEIAINAALTGHLVFSTLHTNDAPGAVTRMTNMGIEPFLITSTVHCVVAQRLLRRICKDCKESFEATPELLEELGMDPNGEKVTLYRGAGCATCSSTGYKGRMAIHEVMILSEDFKKGVLQRKPASELKKLARAGGMQTLRECGVKKVLKGMTTVEELLRVAHADEADDEGH is encoded by the coding sequence ATGAAAAAGCGCCTCGGCGAAATGCTGGTCGATGAAGGCATTATCAGCGAGGAACAGCTCCAAGAAGCCCTTCATGAGCAGAAGATCAAGGGGGGACGTCTCGAGAAGATTCTGATCAGCCAGGGTTACGTCACTCAGGACGTCATCATGGCATTCGTCGGCACTCAGTTAGGCATCCCGCACGTTAACTTGACCGAGATAGGCGATATCCCGAACGATGTGGTCTTTTCGGTCCCCGAATCCATCGCGGTCAACCATTGTTTGATCCCCATCGTCAAAAAAGACAAGAAGCTTACTGTGGCCATGGCGGATCCCCTGAACGTATTCGCCATCGACGATATCAAGATGATGACGGGGTTCGAGGTCGAACCGGCGATTGCAGGCGAGACCGAGATCCGTGCCATGCAATCCAAATACTATGGGTCGGCTGCGGCCTTGGGCGGTGGTGGCGGAGGTGCGGAAGCCGGCGGGGACATGCAGGAGATCATCAACTCTATGGGAGCTGGGGATAACCTGGAGGTCATGGAGGAGAAGGCCGAGGAGATGGACATCTCCAAACTGGAAGCCGCGGGCGAGGATGCCCCGGTGGTTCGGTTGGTGAACCTGATCCTCACCGAGGCCGTGCGCTCAGGCGCCAGTGACATCCATATTGAACCCTACGAGAAATCACTGCGGTGCCGTTACCGGATCGACGGTGTGCTCCACGAAGTCCAGTCGCCGCCCCGGCAGTTATCAGCGGCCATTTCGTCCCGCCTCAAGATCATGTCTTCCTTGGATATCGCGGAACGCAGACTTCCTCAGGACGGACGCATCAAGATTAAGGTTTTGGGCAAGGAGATCGATCTTCGTGTTTCCATTTGTCCCATTCAATTCGGGGAAAAGATCGTCATGCGTATCCTGGATTCTTCCAACCTTTCCCTTGACCTTCCTAAATTGGGTTTCGAGGATGATATTCTTCCGAAATTCGAAAAAGCCATTGTGGAACCTTATGGATTGGTCCTGGTCACGGGCCCCACGGGGTCCGGAAAATCCACAACGCTTTACTCGGCGCTCCATTACATCAATGATCCCGACACCAATATCTCCACTATTGAGGACCCGGTTGAATACAACCTGCCTGGTATCAACCAAGTCAATGCGAAGGCTGGTATTGGCCTGACCTTTGCGGCGGGCTTGAGATCCTTCTTGCGGCAAGATCCGGATGTCATCATGGTCGGTGAAATCCGTGATAAGGAGACGGGTGAGATCGCTATCAACGCGGCCTTGACCGGCCACTTGGTTTTTTCGACCCTTCATACCAACGATGCTCCCGGGGCCGTCACTCGCATGACCAATATGGGGATCGAGCCATTCCTGATCACGTCCACCGTCCATTGTGTCGTGGCTCAGCGTTTGTTGCGGCGTATCTGCAAGGATTGCAAGGAGTCCTTTGAAGCGACCCCGGAGTTGCTGGAGGAACTCGGAATGGATCCAAATGGGGAAAAGGTGACTCTTTACCGTGGAGCGGGATGTGCTACTTGTTCCAGTACCGGTTATAAAGGCCGTATGGCGATCCACGAGGTCATGATCTTGAGCGAGGATTTTAAGAAAGGTGTTCTCCAGAGAAAACCCGCCTCTGAATTGAAGAAATTGGCTCGGGCCGGTGGTATGCAAACGCTGCGGGAATGTGGGGTCAAGAAGGTCCTCAAAGGGATGACCACGGTGGAGGAACT